TTCGGACCTGCGAAATTTGCCGGCTGGATTTTGCTTGCGGCTGCGCTGGCAGTTTCTTCCATCGGCTCCGCGGGGATTGCCGCACATTTGGGTGCAAGACTTTCACGTCAAAGCACCTTCTCTGCCTTGAGCGGATTTGTGCGCGGCTCTGTTCTGCTTGAGCTTGCTGCGTTCTTCCCGGTGCTGGGTTGGTTCTTCATCTGGCCGCTCACGATCATCATGGCTTTCGGTGCCACCGGCTTCGCGTTCCTCAATTGGATGCCGCGCGAAAAGACTGTCCGCGTACTTGAGCCTATTTCAACTCAAGCTTAATGAATCAAAGAGTATCTTTCTTCTTTCATCTTTGTAATTCATCCTTCAACTTTCATCCTTCATCCTTCCCATGACTCTCTCCAGACGTGATTTCCTCAAACTCAGTGCTCTTGTGACGGCCAGCGCGGCACTTTCATCCTGTGCTCCAGTCTATCGCAAACTCGCCGGTGACTTGCCTGCCGTCCCATGGACTGCGCTCAGCGCAAACGATTTCCTCGCATTGAATCGACTCACTTTCGGTCCACGAGTGGATGAACGAGCCCGTTTCGTCGACATCGGTTTGAAGGCCTGGATCGAGGAGCAGCTTGATTTCGAATCGATCAACGATCTTGCATGCGAGATTCAACTCAGCCCATTCAAATCCCTTAAACTGGATGCGAATGAACTCGAAGGAATCAGCAACCAGCTCTT
Above is a window of Candidatus Hydrogenedentota bacterium DNA encoding:
- a CDS encoding twin-arginine translocation signal domain-containing protein, coding for MTLSRRDFLKLSALVTASAALSSCAPVYRKLAGDLPAVPWTALSANDFLALNRLTFGPRVDERARFVDIGLKAWIEEQLDFESINDLACEIQLSPFKSLKLDANELEGISNQL